The genomic window TATCCGGCTCAGTTATGCCCAAAAACTACGCCAAATGTGCCGTCACTACAATGCCCTATTTATTGTTAACGATCGCGTCGATTTAGCAATGGCTGTTGATGCTGATGGGGTTCATTTAGGACAACAAGATATCCCCATTGGTTTAGCTAGGCAAATTTTAGGTCCTCAACGAATTATAGGGCGTTCGACCACTAATCCTGAAGAAATGCAAAAGGCAATCCAAGAGGGTGCTGATTATATTGGGGTGGGTCCCGTTCACGAAACTCCTACTAAAGCTGGTAAAACTGCTGCTGGATTGTCCTATGTCCGCCATGCGGCAGAAAATTGTCCGATTCCCTGGTTTGCCATTGGGGGAATTGATATGAATAACCTAACAGAAGTTTTGAAATCGGGTGCTGACAGAGTTGCTGTGGTGCGAGCAGTTATGGAAGCTCAGCAACCCACTCTAGTCACCCAATATTTTCTCTCCCAATTGAACCGAATTCAAGCTTTACGGAGTATTGAAGCTCAAGCTAGTAAAAATCATGCTCAACCAGATAGATGAAATCAGCCTCCAAATCAACGGCAATCCTCAAACCTGCTCTCATCAAACCACTTTGCCCCAATTATTAACTGATTTAGGAATTAATCTGCGCTTGGTGGCGGTAGAATACAATGGAGAGATTCTACATCGTCAATTTTGGGAACAAACGGAGATAAAAGAAGGCGATCGCCTAGAAATTGTCACAATTGTCGGCGGCGGCTGAATTATACCAAATTCCTAAATGTCTGCTAAATATGGTTGACACTTCAGACGCGGAGACACGGAGACGCGGAGCTTGATATGTAGCCAGATTAAATGAAATTGGTATTATATAGTCATTATTCCTTCTTCCCTCTTCCCTATTCCTTCTTCCTTCTTCCTTCTTCCTTAAAATAGTTTCAAAGCCTTGAAAGAATAAATGTTAAATTAGATGTTTGGTAAAGTTGTGCCAACTTTTCCGCAAATACTTGCTTGAATTTTTTATTTTAAAGTCAAATGCTCACAGCCGGAATTGTTGGACTCCCCAATGTTGGAAAATCTACCCTATTTAACGCTTTAGTTGCTAATGCTAAAGCTCAAGCTGCTAATTTCCCTTTCTGTACGATTGAACCGAATGTAGGTGTCGTTGCTGTACCAGACAAGCGTTTAGAAGTACTCGCCAAAATCTCTCAATCTGTCCAAATTGTCCCCACAAGAATTGAGTTTGTCGATATTGCTGGTTTAGTCAAAGGTGCTAGTCAAGGAGAAGGATTAGGAAATAAGTTTTTATCGCATATTCGAGAAGTTGATGCGATCGTTCATGTAGTACGCTGTTTTGAAAATGATGACATTATCCATGTAGCTGGTTCTCTCGATCCAATCAGAGATATTGACATCATTAAATTAGAGTTAGGTTTAGCCGATTTAGATCAAATAGAACGCCGAATTGAACGCACTAGAAAAACAGCGAAAACGAGCAAAGATGCTCAAATAGAATTAGCAGCTTTAGAAAAAATTAGTGTAGCTTTAAACGAAGGCAAACAGGCTAGTACCGTTAGTTTGAACGAGGAAGAAGCTCCTTTAATTAAACCTTTAGGACTCTTAACTGCCAAACCTGTAATTTATGCCGCTAATGTCTCTGAAGAAGACTTAGCTACAGGTAATGAATGGGTAGCAAAAGTGAAAGAAATGGCGGCTCAAGAAGGAGCGCAAGTTGTCATTATTTCGGCTCAAGTTGAATCAGAATTAGTGGAATTGCCACCTGATGAAATTGCCGAGTTTCTATCAAGTTTGGGCGTGGAAGAAAGCGGTTTAAAATCTCTAATTAGAGCTACCTATCAACTATTAGGATTACGGACATATTTTACCAGTGGTCCGAAAGAAACTAGAGCATGGACTATCCACTGCGGAATGTTAGCACCCCAAGCTGCTGGAGTGATTCATACTGATTTTGAACGAGGTTTTATTCGAGCAGAAACCGTTGCTTATCAAGACTTAGTTACTCATGGTTCGATGAGCGCAGCCAAAGAAAAAGGATTGGTACGCAGTGAAGGAAAAGAATATACAGTGGAAGAAGGCGATGTCATGTTATTTAGATTTAATGTCTAACTAGATTACGATTTTTAATATTGCTCATGAAGCAAGTGGTTGAGTTGATGGGAAAGTTATTTTATATTAGGTAGCAATCATGGAAATATTTAATAATTCATCTCCTTTTAATTTTGACAAAATTAACAATCGTTTGAAGGAGGAAAGGGGCAAATTAGGTCGTGTAAATGTACTACTGGTTGGGAAGACAGGTTGTGGAAAAAGTACATTAGTTAATGCTGTATTTGGTAAAAATATGGTAGCTGTCGGTGTAGGAAAACCCGTCACTCAAGGTTTTGAAGAAATTAGGGATGTATCAAATGGAGATAAATCCTCTATTTTAGGGCTTTTTGATTCTAAGGGTTTAGAATTAGAAGGGAAAGAATATGAATCAATACTTGAGAAACTTGAGAAATTCATCCAGCAAAAAGCTGATAATGTAGATTCAAAAGATCATATCCATATTGCATGGCTTTGTATTGACGAAGGTTCTCGCAGAGTTCAAGAGGCAGAAATCCGCGCTGCAAGGATGTTAGCTAAATATATGCCTGTCATTGCTGTAATTACAAAGTCGTATCGTGATAAATCTCAAGAATACGATCCTGTTACTCAACAAGAAAGGCAGGTTAGTTTTAAGGAAAGAGTAGTAGAACTTTTACCAGTAGTTAAGGAAGTAGTTCGAGTCAAAGCTATATTAGAGGAAGATGATGATGGAAAAGAGTCACCACCAAAAGGTTTGAAAGATTTGGTTGAAGCAACAGTCAGATTAATACCTGATGCTCATAAAAAAGCTTTTATCGCAGCCCAAAAAGTTGATTTAAGTAAAAAAGCTGCTAACGCACGTCTTACAACAGTGGGATTTGCACTACTAGCAGGAGGAGCGGCAGTAGCACCTGCAAACCTTGCCCCCCCTGGAGGACATGCAGTTTTATTAGTTACTGAACAGGTAACAATGTTTGCTTCTATTTCGCTAATTTTCGGACTCGATATAGCTCGATATAGATATAGTCTTTCTAAATACTCTCATAACAAGTGTAATAGGTGGAAGTATTGCAACTTTGACTGGACAGGAAATATTTCGTAGAATTATCGAATTAATTCCTGGTGCTGGAGTTGTAGCGAGTGGGGCAGTAGCATCCGCAACAGCATCTACTATTACAACTATTATGGGTATGGCATACACTGCTACGTTAGAAGCCACTTTGAAAGTTAACTCAAATCCTTCATCAGACCAAATTGCAGAAGCCTTCAAGGAAGAGCTTAGAAACAGGAATTGGCAGTTTTAAATTAGGATATTGGCACACAATTACCAAATATTTTCAGCTTGCTACAACAAACCAGTACGACATGATTTGTTAGTGTTATTAGTTTGTGGGAAATACAAATTAAGAATCTGTTGGGAAAGCTTTCACTTCATCAATCGTTACAGAGTATTTATAAATTTAGGAGATTACAACATGAATACAGTTGAACAAATCTATGAATTAGTGAAAAATTTGCCAGAGAAACAAGCCAGCGAAGTTTTAGATTTTGTCGAGTTTCTGAACCATAAAGCACAGCTTAATTCTAGATCTCAATCTCAAGTAAAAATCCCAAAAGGCACACTCACAGGACTAAGGGGAATTGCTAAAATTTCTGGTACTCCTCCTACAGATGAAGAAATAAGAGAAGAATATACTGATTATTTGATGGAAAAATATCAGTAATGAAAGTTCTAATTGATACTAATATTATTTTAGACTCGATCTTAGAACGCGAGCCATTTGTAGGAGCAGCAATAACTTTATTTGAGATGGTTGAAAGAGAAGAAATACAAGGATATATTGCGGCTACAACTGTAACCAATATTTTCTACATTGTTAGAAAAGCTCAAGGTAGAGAATCTGCTTTACAAGCAATTGACCGGATTTTAATCGGTTTTAAAATTTGTCCTGTCAACCATTCTACGATCGCAGAGGCTTTGAATAGTAATCTGAAAGATTTTGAGGATGGAATTCAGTTGGCTTGTGCAACACTTAACCAACTTGATGCAATTGTGACTCGCGATATTTCTGACTTTTTAGGAATTAGTTTACCAGTATTATCAATTCCTCAATTACAAATACGACTATCTCAACTAGGGGAATGCTGATACCAAATCCGCATAGAGAACCCCTTTTTACGCTGGCGGTTGAAACCGCAGCTATACAAACGAAGTCCGCCTGCGCGGACTAAAAAATCAAGAGTATTTTCAAACTGGATTTAGTATGATTAGTGAAATTGGACTCGGAGGCGAATGAGATACTTCGCCCCCTGAACTCTCCGCGCCTTCTACGGCAAATTAGCTCAATACCCAGTTAACTAAAGTCCTTACAGGATAACCAGTGGCTCCCGTGGAGTTGTAGCCGTTGTCTTTATCCGTCCAAACTGGTCCTGCAACGTCTAGGTGCGCCCAAGGGGTTTTTTCGACAAACTCCCTCAAAAACAGCGCCGCAGTAATCGAACCGCCAGGACGAGGACCTGTATTTTTCATATCTGCTAAGTGAGATTTCATGCCTTCAAAGTATTTTTCGATTAAAGGCATCCGCCAAATCTTTTCTCCAGCTTGTTCGCTAGCTTGCAACAGTTCGGAGGCAAGGCTATCATCTGGACTCCACAACCCAGCTACATTATCTCCCAAAGCAATTACACAAGCACCAGTCAGGGTAGCTAAGTCTACCATTGCATCTACCCCTAATTTGTCGGTGAATACCAAAGCATCAGCTAAAGTAAGTCTTCCTTCAGCGTCAGTATTATTGACTTCGATGGTTTTGCCATTGGAAGCTTTGAGGATATCTCCTGGATGCAAAGCCCTACCACTAATCATGTTTTCGGTGACAGCGCTGATGAAGTGAACTTCTACGTCTGGTTTGAGTTGAGCTATAGCTTTGGCTGCACCTAAAGTCGCTCCAGCACCTCCCATATCTGTCTTCATCATTTCGATGCCACTACCAGCCACCTTGATATTTAACCCGCCGGAATCGAAGGTTAAACCTTTCCCAATGATGGCTAATTTCCGTCTAGGAGTCCCTTGGGGCTTGTAGGTAAGGTGGATGAACTTGGGAGGTAAATCGGAGGCTCTAGCGACTCCCAAGAAGGCTCCCATGCCTAATGCTTCACATTCTGCTTGTTCGAGAATTTCTAGCTCTAGCTGATGGTCTGAAGCTAAGGCTTGAGCCGTAGCAGCCATAGTTTCTGGGGTGCATTCATTGGGAGGTGCAGCCACTAGTTCCCTTGCTAATATTACCCCACTACAGATAGCTTCAGCTTTTTGGATCGCATCCTCTTGACTTCCTAAACCCAATAAATCGATGGTTTGGGGGTAGTCTCCAGTTTCATCTGGTTTAGACTTGAAGCGATTATCTTGATGCAATCCCAAGATTATGCCTTCTGTCAGGGCTTCAGCCACTTTTTCGGGTACTTGTTCCCCTGTAGGTAGACTAATAGCTACAGTTTGACACCTTTCTTTTTTAGCCTGTTTGGCGATCGCTGCGCCAGCACGTCTGAGTCTATCTAAATTAAATCCCTCAGTTTTGCCCAAACCGACTATCGCTAATTTCCGAATCGGGCTATCTTTAGCTAACCGAGTGATCGAGATACTATCAGATTTACCCTTAAAATCTGCCTCAGCGATTAACTCACTAATTCCATTTCCGACTCGGCTTTCTAGAGTTACTAATTCACCACTTAATTCTAGTTGCTCTTCAAAAAAGCCAATAGCTAATAGAGTACCTTGCCAATCTTGAAGAGAAGTATTACTTGAGATTACTTTCATAGTCAGTTAAATATTTGCCCAAACCAACAAGGACGAATTTATATGATAGCTGCTGTGGATTTACATTTGATATTTCCTCTTGCCTCTTCCTTCCTAACGCAAGATAGCCTCCCAGGTAGACTTACCCACAATTCCATCTGGCTTTATTTTGAATTTTTTTTGGACTGCTTTGACCGCTATTTCGGTTTTAGAGCCAAACACCCCGTCTATCTTAGCTGAGAAAAAGCCTAAAGCCTTTAATCTCTGTTGCAAACCACTAACAGCAGCACCCCGCATCCCTAAGCGTAAAGTGGGTAAGTCGATGGTAGGTGCTGAGGTAGCTTCCACTTGAGGTTCAGGAGTAGGGGTAGGAGATGGTGTCGGTTTTGGGGTAGAAGATGGTGTCGGTTTTGGTGTAGAAACTGTAGGTGTGGCGGGGAATAATCTTTTCCAAGTACTCTCACCTGCAATCCCATCTGGGGTTAACCCTGCTGCTTGCTGAAACTTAGAGACAGATTGAGCCGTAGTTTTGCCGTAGATACCATCTACTTCGCCATCATAATAACCTAAGAGTTTCAGTGCTGCTTGTAATTCGGAGACAGCAGTGCCTTTACTTCCTAGTTTCAATGTGGGGCGACTAATTGCGCCAGAAGAGTCAGGAGGAGTCGATGCAGAGCCGAAACTGATTCCCGTTCCTATAATTAAAGCTGCTAGTGATAGTCCCACAATATGGCTATAGAGCGAGTGGCTACCAAATTTGACGATCTTTTGCCAGTTATTGATAGTGTTTTGCTGCATCTGTGTTTCACGTTCGCAATTTGGCTCAGGAATCTATTTATTCATTTTAGCCATAACAATTTTTTTGCGATCGCAGATAGTATTTGACCTCTCCAGAAACTAGATTTCACCCTAAACTAGCAAAAGTACTTATCTTGGCGATCGCACTATGAGATCCTAGAGGTAGTTACACTCAAAGGAGTATCGCGGGAATGTCACCAAATCGCCAACCTACAGCTATTATTACAGGAGCCTCTTCAGGGGTAGGTTTACAAGCTGCTAGAGCTTTAGTGCAAAAAGGATGGCACGTAGTTATGGCGTGTCGCGATATCCCCAAGACGGAAACAGCCGCCGCAAGAATAGGTATAGCCAAGGATGGTTATACGATTATTCACCTGGATTTAGCCTCTTTAGACAGTGTTCGCAAGTTTGTTAGTGATTTTAGATCCACTGGCAAGCAATTAGATGCTTTAGTCTGTAATGCGGCTGTATATATGCCTTTATTAAAAGAGCCAATGTACAGTCCCGACGGTTATGAATTAAGCGTTGCTACCAATCATTTAGGACATTTTTTGCTGTGTAACTTGCTGTTGCAAGATCTCAAAAATTCTGTAGTTAAAGAGCCAAGATTAGTCATTTTAGGGACTGTAACCGCGAATCCCAAGGAATTAGGCGGTAAGATTCCCATTCCTGCACCTCCAGACTTGGGAGATCTCAAAGGGATGGAAGCAGGGTTTAAAGCACCTATAGCCATGATTAATGGTGGAAAGTTCAAGCCAGGTAAAGCTTATAAAGATAGTAAACTGTGCAATGTTTTAACCATGCGGGAACTCCATCGCCGCTTTCACGAGACAAGTGGGATTACCTTCAGTTCCATGTATCCTGGTTGTGTGGCAGAAACTGCACTATTCCGCAATAGCTATCCCTTATTTCAGAAGATTTTCCCTTGGTTCCAGAAGAATATTACCAAAGGATATGTTACCGAAGAATTGGCAGGCGATCGCTTAGCTGAAATTGTCGCCGATCCTCAATACAATAAATCTGGTTCCTATTGGAGTTGGGGAAACCGCCAGAAACCAGATCGCCAGTCCTTTGAGCAAGAAATGTCTAATGAAGCCCTAGATAATAACAAAGCTAAGAAACTCTGGGATTTAAGCGCTAAATTGGTGGGAATGAGCTAAATAAACAAATTATGCTTGCATAATCTACGACTAGATCTCAAGTAGGGTAGGCAATGCCTACCCTACCGATGGTGCTTGTGAGTAAATCCTGTAAATTACGAGAAAGGCGATCGCCTTTCTTTCAGCAAGGGCGCTATTATTTTGAAGGTGTCTGGGGACAAGCAGCGCAAGGTGCAACCAGTCAGCAAGAGATTCTGAGAGCATTAGCAGCCCACATTGACCAAAAGTGGTATCGAGATCCCCTGGTACTCCATAAGTAATTGCTTTTCATATTTTTTGACAAATAATTGCTGTTTCTGATTTGTAGCGGTTAATTAAGTCTGTATAGTCAGAATGGGCTTTATTGTACTTCACTACAGCCGTTCCGGCTGAAATACATTAAATTAGCAAAATAACGCCTTTGCAGATTAAGAAATCAGAGATATATCTACCTCTCAAGATATTCACCTTTATCACCTAAGATGGATGGTAAAAACTCACTATCACCAGAGCATGAAGTTACGAAAGAGTTATTTAAGTTTTCATCAGTCAAATAAATTGTCAGCAATAATTTAATTTTATGGCTGTTAACTTAATAACACTTTGTGTAAAGTTTAGAAACCAAATATTCTAGAGGTAGCCTTATCAATACTACGATACTACAATTGATAACTTCACAAAACAACTTCATGACAATTTAGAAGCGATTGAAACCCGAGCAAAATAGCTAAGGAAAAGTGTTCAATCTGCACCGAAAAAAACTCAAGCAGAGATTCAATCGA from Merismopedia glauca CCAP 1448/3 includes these protein-coding regions:
- a CDS encoding GTPase family protein; this encodes MEIFNNSSPFNFDKINNRLKEERGKLGRVNVLLVGKTGCGKSTLVNAVFGKNMVAVGVGKPVTQGFEEIRDVSNGDKSSILGLFDSKGLELEGKEYESILEKLEKFIQQKADNVDSKDHIHIAWLCIDEGSRRVQEAEIRAARMLAKYMPVIAVITKSYRDKSQEYDPVTQQERQVSFKERVVELLPVVKEVVRVKAILEEDDDGKESPPKGLKDLVEATVRLIPDAHKKAFIAAQKVDLSKKAANARLTTVGFALLAGGAAVAPANLAPPGGHAVLLVTEQVTMFASISLIFGLDIARYRYSLSKYSHNKCNRWKYCNFDWTGNIS
- a CDS encoding peptidoglycan-binding domain-containing protein encodes the protein MQQNTINNWQKIVKFGSHSLYSHIVGLSLAALIIGTGISFGSASTPPDSSGAISRPTLKLGSKGTAVSELQAALKLLGYYDGEVDGIYGKTTAQSVSKFQQAAGLTPDGIAGESTWKRLFPATPTVSTPKPTPSSTPKPTPSPTPTPEPQVEATSAPTIDLPTLRLGMRGAAVSGLQQRLKALGFFSAKIDGVFGSKTEIAVKAVQKKFKIKPDGIVGKSTWEAILR
- a CDS encoding PIN domain-containing protein, with protein sequence MKVLIDTNIILDSILEREPFVGAAITLFEMVEREEIQGYIAATTVTNIFYIVRKAQGRESALQAIDRILIGFKICPVNHSTIAEALNSNLKDFEDGIQLACATLNQLDAIVTRDISDFLGISLPVLSIPQLQIRLSQLGEC
- the thiS gene encoding sulfur carrier protein ThiS; amino-acid sequence: MLNQIDEISLQINGNPQTCSHQTTLPQLLTDLGINLRLVAVEYNGEILHRQFWEQTEIKEGDRLEIVTIVGGG
- the ychF gene encoding redox-regulated ATPase YchF, whose amino-acid sequence is MLTAGIVGLPNVGKSTLFNALVANAKAQAANFPFCTIEPNVGVVAVPDKRLEVLAKISQSVQIVPTRIEFVDIAGLVKGASQGEGLGNKFLSHIREVDAIVHVVRCFENDDIIHVAGSLDPIRDIDIIKLELGLADLDQIERRIERTRKTAKTSKDAQIELAALEKISVALNEGKQASTVSLNEEEAPLIKPLGLLTAKPVIYAANVSEEDLATGNEWVAKVKEMAAQEGAQVVIISAQVESELVELPPDEIAEFLSSLGVEESGLKSLIRATYQLLGLRTYFTSGPKETRAWTIHCGMLAPQAAGVIHTDFERGFIRAETVAYQDLVTHGSMSAAKEKGLVRSEGKEYTVEEGDVMLFRFNV
- a CDS encoding DUF2281 domain-containing protein; the protein is MNTVEQIYELVKNLPEKQASEVLDFVEFLNHKAQLNSRSQSQVKIPKGTLTGLRGIAKISGTPPTDEEIREEYTDYLMEKYQ
- a CDS encoding protochlorophyllide reductase produces the protein MSPNRQPTAIITGASSGVGLQAARALVQKGWHVVMACRDIPKTETAAARIGIAKDGYTIIHLDLASLDSVRKFVSDFRSTGKQLDALVCNAAVYMPLLKEPMYSPDGYELSVATNHLGHFLLCNLLLQDLKNSVVKEPRLVILGTVTANPKELGGKIPIPAPPDLGDLKGMEAGFKAPIAMINGGKFKPGKAYKDSKLCNVLTMRELHRRFHETSGITFSSMYPGCVAETALFRNSYPLFQKIFPWFQKNITKGYVTEELAGDRLAEIVADPQYNKSGSYWSWGNRQKPDRQSFEQEMSNEALDNNKAKKLWDLSAKLVGMS
- a CDS encoding leucyl aminopeptidase — translated: MTMKVISSNTSLQDWQGTLLAIGFFEEQLELSGELVTLESRVGNGISELIAEADFKGKSDSISITRLAKDSPIRKLAIVGLGKTEGFNLDRLRRAGAAIAKQAKKERCQTVAISLPTGEQVPEKVAEALTEGIILGLHQDNRFKSKPDETGDYPQTIDLLGLGSQEDAIQKAEAICSGVILARELVAAPPNECTPETMAATAQALASDHQLELEILEQAECEALGMGAFLGVARASDLPPKFIHLTYKPQGTPRRKLAIIGKGLTFDSGGLNIKVAGSGIEMMKTDMGGAGATLGAAKAIAQLKPDVEVHFISAVTENMISGRALHPGDILKASNGKTIEVNNTDAEGRLTLADALVFTDKLGVDAMVDLATLTGACVIALGDNVAGLWSPDDSLASELLQASEQAGEKIWRMPLIEKYFEGMKSHLADMKNTGPRPGGSITAALFLREFVEKTPWAHLDVAGPVWTDKDNGYNSTGATGYPVRTLVNWVLS